In the genome of Euleptes europaea isolate rEulEur1 chromosome 4, rEulEur1.hap1, whole genome shotgun sequence, the window aggccgaaccttcgtttctgaggagtcccgggtgcagtacgtggcttccttactgcaaggagaggcggctgcctggatggtgttgcagtatgaactccgctcgccggtgctgcgaaccctggacgagttcatggtagcactccgaaaccgttttgaggacccgactctgggtgagcgggctaaagcctccctgatgcaactgcgccaagggactaagtcggtggcgcagtatgcaagtgagttccagtcactggctagccgaattctggactggagtgaagctaccttggtacaatgtttcagggagggtctcaacccagacctccaacattgggccttcatgcaagggaaccccccggatgtggaaggttgggttcgccatgcttctgacatcgagaatcgcaaacaactcctgaacttgtccaagcaacggcttgggcgagaccccaggccccgaagtgaccgtggccgggaactccggcaagggggtggcggggggctctcggccgcggaacgccgcaagcggttcgaggccggcgtctgcctgatctgcgggggaaagggtcactttgcatcgcaatgcccctctcgctcaggccgtccgccccccccccgccaaacccaggccgagccgacgaaaccggccgccgacagccagcctcgccgcagaagtggaccactgagccggcgctccggcgcaccctccgctctccacgcgcgcccccaggatggggcatccgactctacagtcccatcggggtcccggattacaaataccgtctttgattcggacggctccccggaggccaccaccccgtccccctcttccagcgaggaggaagagtgggaacagccggcaaacaacgccgtcggtctgctgtagagggggctccgcagcggACCGTCcccatcgttgtgcaaggagctccaccgatggtaagcgcccaagaggacaatgtatttgtgcgtgttcatctgtccctacccaaagggggtcccccgttagaggtccccgcgttggtcgtctcggggtgtgcccgcaccatgataaatgaggaaactgccaagaagttgggtgtccggcgcaagcggcttccgggacccctccgtttttcccaaatggacgggagtgactttaaacggggccctgtgacccacagaactgcagccgtgattatgtccgtgggggaacattgggaacggttgtatttcaccatcgcccctattgtaacccctgtggtgttagggatgaactggttaaggggacacaatccctccattgattgggttaaacgggtgctttccttccccgacaacccctgtgggttgcatgacaaggaacgggtactcagaactccagccgccacactggtagggtcccccgccccaggctctcctcaattaccctccgagtactcgcaatttaccgatgttttcgatgttagagagtgcgacgaactgcctccccacagagaaacggactgtgcaatcgagattgtaggggaaggcaaactgtctaagggaaaggtttaccccatgagccctagtgaaaagactgtattgcgagactatctggatgtcaatctggcgaggggtttcatacgcccctccaaggctccttattcagccccagctttctttgtaaagaaaaagacgggagatttaagactgtgtattgactttcgcagactgaacgcagtcacccagtctaatgcttaccccctccctcttattcctgaccttctagcacaattaaaggaggggcgaatcttcaccaaactggacttggtagaagcctaccaccgcattcgcatcaaagaaggagacgaacccaaaacggccttttccagttgttttgggatgtttgagtacctggtcatgccgttcggactttcgggggctccgagtgtctttatgcaattaattaatgaagttttgcatgatttactgtttcggggggtggtggtatttctcgatgacattcttatttactctgagaccatggaagaacatgtgcgcctagtgcgggaagtgctccagcggctgcgggagcacaaattgtatgctaaggtgtccaagtgtgaattccaccaaccttctattacatttctggggtatgtgatttcccaccggttcaccctcaaacatgtccctggcaaagaaaatgccctagccgatgctttgtcacgacttccccagtatcgcaacgatttcgatcgccccgtcgactccctgttcactcccgaacagcgaggggaagtccctggcttggccgtcaccacccggtcccaagcccgccaaccagagaccccccctacgctcaagggtatcccggaagcattccaacagcgactccgggacgcctccttacaggaggaggagcaccatctcctccccactggcctggaacggaccaacacttggtgggtgcaaggggggaaactatatgtcccatcttcccttcgcaaggaagtattgggacttgtacatggggccaggatggcgggtcattttggtttcataaaaacgcttcacctagTTTTTCTTCTGCAGCCTGATTCCCTTTCACACAGAGGTCAGGAGGGGAAGGTATGATTTGACtgacatggatagggttgccaacttccaggtagtagctggagatctcctgctattacaactgatctccagccgatatagatcagtttacctggagaaaattgccactttggcaattggactctatggcattgaggtctctcccctccccaaaccccaccctcctcaggctccaccccaaaaacctcccgctggtggcgaagacggacctggcaaccctagacatggaggcatttctctttctttcccctttactgtacTGCATGATACTAGTGCTGCTGGTGTTGTCGAGCAAACAACCTCTTTCCCATCCACACCTCCCCTGCCCCAAGCTTCCGCTCCTCTTTCTGGGGTGCTGTGCTAGGGAGTCTCATCATGCCTGACTAAAGTCTCATCATCCCTGACTAAAGTCTAGTGAGACAGAGAGGTGAGGTTCTCTTCCCTTGGTCCCCTGCTAGGTCAGCAACAGTATGTCCAGCACCAGTGTGGCACATTAAGTGAGGGGGAAATTGCGGGCGGGGGGAGCAAAAGAAACCAGGATTAATAATGAAAATGCATTAAGACTTTTGAAACAAAGATAAATAAGTCTGCTCACTGCTAAAAAATGTTAGATGTTTGCAAATTTTCTCTCACCTTTGTCTTTTTCCTCCCCTGTAGTGAAAAATCAAGCTGCCAGATCGAAAGGGAGAACTTTCATTCGTCAGAGGATCAATGCAAGCAATAGCTCAGAAGATGCATACGGTGTGGATGAGTTTGCAGCTCAGATCCTTACTGGGAAATTGACTACAGTTTTCCTGCCTTTGATCTATATTGTGGTGTTCGTTGTTGGCTTACCAAGCAATGCCATGGCTCTGTGGGTCTTCTTGGCAAGAACCAAGAAGAAGCATCCAGCAGTGATCTATATGGCTAACCTGGCACTGGCGGATCTGCTTTTTGTGGTCTGGTTCCCCCTGAAGATTGCATACCATGTCAATGGCAATAACTGGATCTTTGGGGAAGGCCTCTGCAAAGTACTGGTTGGGTTCTTCTATGGGAACATGTACTGCTCCATTCTTTTTATGACCTGCCTCAGTGTACAAAGGTACTGGGTAATTGTGAACCCCATTCTTCACTCAAGAAAGAAGGCAGACATTGCTGTGGGAATTTCAGTGGCAATATGGATTCTGATTTTTCTGGGCACCATCCCATTGTACCTTGTCGACCAAACGGTTTATCTCTCTGACTTGGGCATCACGACTTGTCACGATGTCTTACCCGACACGGTCTTGGCAGGCGACATGTACAATTACTTCCTTTCCCTTGCAATTGGGGTCTTCCTATTTCCAGCTGTTCTTACATCTGCTGCTTACATTCTCATGATCAAGACTCTGAATGCTTCCATAACAGATGTGAATATTGGGAAGAAACGGAAAAGAGCCATCAAGCTCATCATTACAGTACTTTGCATGTATTTGATCTGCTTCCTGCCTAGCAACATCCTGCTTGTGGTGCACTACTCCCAGATCAAAAACCACCACGTTGGCGATGTATATGCATCATACATCACAGCACTGTGCCTGGCTACTCTGAACAGCTGCATCGATCCATTCGTCTATTACTTCGTTTCAAAAGACTTCAGGGACAATCTTAAAAATGCGCTTCTCTGTAGAAGCGTGCGCGCCACAAAGAGGATGCAAGTCTCCCTCTCTTCAAACAGATACCCACGGAAATTCCCTTCTTATTCGTCTAGTTCAAACACGACTAGGTCAACGTACTAAGTGAGTatttggggaaggcaggaaagccTCAACCTGTGGGGCAGAGAGCTTTCTGCTTTTTGAAATGGAACTCTGGCAAAGTTTCATTCACGCTAGAAATTTATCCGAACTGGCAACTCCTGCTCTTCTCTTTCCTCTAGGAACTCGTGGCTTATGCTAGCAATCTTGCTCGCAAATGGAAAGATAGGCAGTAGGATCAGATGGGCTCTGGTTTTGCAGAGCAGTCGTGTGTAAAAaggaccttgtgtgtgtgtgttactgatAAGCCAAGTGGCTATTATAATACCCAAGTACATTATATCagaactggcagaaaatagcgaagacttgaaacgactactgctgaaagttaaaggagaaagtgccaaagcagggctgcagctgaacatcaagaagacaaaaacaatgactacaggagaattacacaactttaaggctgacgaggaaattgaaattcttgaagactttctattccttggttccaacatcaaccaaaagggagattaagactgggaagggcatccatgaagaagattctgaagtgtaaggatgtgtcactggcaaccaagatccgattaattcatgccatggtattccctattactatgtatgggtgtgagagctggacaatgaagaaagctgataggaagaaagtagattccttttaaatgtggtgttggaggagagtgttacggatcccctggaccaccaaaaaaaaaacaaatcagtgggttttagatcaaaccaagcctgaactgaccctagaatctaaaatgattaaactgaggctgtcgtactttggacacattatgagaagacacgagtcactggaaaagacaatcatgctaggaaaagttgaaggcagcaggaaaagaagacccaacaagagatggattgactctataaagcagccctcagtttgcaagatctgagcaaggctgtcaaagataggacattttggaggacattgattcctagggttgtcatgagtcagaagcgacttgacggcaattaacacacccacacacactgtATCAGAGGATAGCAGAAGTCTTGTCGGTGATCTGTTAAACAGATGAACCGTTTTTAGCAATGGTACTCTTTGTTGATGACAGACGCAGTTGTATCTTATAACACATATGTAGCAGTATGGAAAccaattgttcaaatgtttgccAAACCTATCTGTTGCCAATATAGGAATCTGTGAGGGACTTGGAAGACCAGGTTGTCATTGTTTGCACTGATACACATACACCATTTTCTTTTAAACATATTTAATAAGTATTGGTTATTCTGTTTGTAGCATGTAAATGATGTGCTGCTTCTCAAACTGGTTTGCAGCAATTTCACTTCAATagcttgattttttaaatatataaatagattCTTGAATAGCTTTGGTTCTCTTGTGcatcatttaaagaaaccagcaAAATGTCTAGCATGAAGAATACTGAAGTATAAGCAAGTCAGTGTGATAGTTGATTCAGTTCGCCAAGCCTCTTACTCCTTGAGTCTAATGGGGTGCCTTCAGTTCATGAGTGTTCAAATCTAAGAAACAATTAGTCAATTAAGTGttcagtccaaaaaaaaaaaaagatgggggaaTGGCATTGTGATGTAACAAACATCAGTATCTACCCAGTATTACATATTACAAGTGGGGGCCCACAAAACCCGTGTGAGGGAGAACCCCCCTTCCAGGAGGAATACCACCTCTCCTTCACAGGGGGAAGTCCCATTCCCCCCAATCatgggggatttaaccccccccccattgttgttgtttaatttcagatttttctgcagacccaggagGTCTCCTAAAGTCtgtagaaaaacctgttggggaaaATTGTGccccccatctgtggatttaagtatttgcaggcagggggcacagttgggaattagatagatagctattttatccctttattcttcaaaggagctcagggtggaatACGTTCATCTCTGTTTTAtaataacaactctgtgaggttggttaggatGACAGAACAATTGGACCATGGTCACGCGAACAGCCTGATAGCCGGGCAGGGATTTTTGACTCCCATACTATCAAGTCCTGGCTCAacaccagaagaagaaaagttggtttttatgcccagcttttctctacctttagggagtctcaaagccgcttacaatcatcttccctccccactacagacaccttgtgaggtaggtgggactgagagagttctgaaagaactgtgactagcccaaggtcacccagcaggcttcatgtggaggagtggggaaacaaacccggttcaccagattagaatctgaccttcatgtggaggagtgggggatcaaacccagttctccagattagagtccgccactcttaaccacttcaccactctgACTTCAACATCATCTTACCTGAACATCATATAGGCTGTCAATACTAAACACATTTGCCTTGGTGTTGGCACTTTTTGCGCTGAAGCGTCACTTGTCGCTTTCAGATTTGTCATATTAGAATTGCATCCTAGATCTGTGTATATTAGATTTCTCtgaacttattttaaaaaaaaactcattgtTTGTACTCTGACATCATACTTGAGCAACCATGATGGGTTTAACCCATTCCATTCTCCAACTCAGTCTCATCTAGGCCTGTAGAAGAACTAGATGGAAACAGGACCAAAGAGTACTGAGGCGGTAGAATGgattgtaccatttcagactTAGAGGGGTGAGATTacatttttcaaagttcctgtACATTAATACTTCCCTGTAATGTGGAAAATTAGCACACTCTGGGAAGGGCCAAAATAGAACCTCCCTCCCTGATGTGTTCAGTTTATATTTGGTTCTTTTAAAATAATAGATCAAAAGTTCTGATAATGGCATTTTAGCATACTCGACCAGATTACATCGAGAGGGTTACATGATCCCCGACTTTTTGTGGAGCCCTAGGCCTATAGTAGCAATTCTGAAACCATGCACTGTGCACTCTAGTATGTCTTGGGAACATACCCATGAACCGTGACAAAAAGTGAACTGACAACTCTAGTAAGCCAAAAGCACCCATCTGTGGCAAAGGGCAGCCACTGAATCTTCGCATGACGAAATCCGTGCTTTAGCCTCTGCCTCTTTCTAATTAGATTGCTTGAGTAATAGCTCTGCATCAGGGGTGACTGGGTCTCGTGCTCCAgatataaaaacacacaaaagaacTGCCTACCTTCAGAGGGATTTCCTGTTGCCTGAGTCACCGTTCTGGACTTCTTTTCCTTCCAGTCTAGAGACATGCATGGAACAGTGACTCATGAACGGACAttaccgggggtgggggatttGGGTTTCTCTGATCATTCTTACTCTTACACTGTGCGATTACAGTGACTATTCACAACAGCCGTATTTGAGGTAACACAGATTCCCCTAGTTTAGTTAAGCTGATTAAATATGTGTAATAGCTGAGGAATTCCCTGGTCTTTATTTAAGCCTTAGGAAATGCAATCAGCATGAAATTGCTGAACTGAAACTcattaaagggggggaaatggtctCTCTCAGTGCAGTTCTTCTGTTGAAAAAAACTCTGCATCTAAGTATCCTGGGATATTTTCCCATTGGTTTcttaatattttcatttttatgtCAGAGTTAGACCGGAGGTTCCAGCccatacatctgaagaagtgggctctaatTCAAAAAGGCATATTTCCAGATGGGGCTCCCCTGCAGATACAGAAATGATGCTTTCTAGGCTCTTCAGAAGAATCTTTTGCTCCTAGGAGATGCCCCAAAGTTGGGAGCAGCAGCTTGTTTTAACCAAAAAGATGCTCTTTGGCTTCCAGTTCCAAGGAAAGTGGGGAATAGCTCCCTGTGCAGCCACAAGACACAGCATAAAGTCTGTGTTTGTAGCTGTCATGCACCTACCCAAGATTAGCCCAGCACTTCGCTAGTGAGTCAGCTGGCAGAATGACCCAAATTTCCCTGTTTTGGTTTTATAGCTCCACTCAAGACCCTTTGAATTTTATTCCCCAAGACTAAAGGAGGCACCAGGAAGCACATTGGCAAGTGCCCTGTTGCCCGTGGACTCCATAATCAAGATCTCTGTCTTAATAGAAGCTGATTTTAAGTTTTCTTCCTCTTTGTCCTATATTGCCTTTACCTGGTTTGATGGGTTTGCCTTTACCATGGCAACCAGGTGTTCCCCCACACTTAAATTCTCCCCATTGTGCGTTAACGTCAACAAACATTCACTGGTGTGTTTCAGTGTTGTGAACGTTTCCTGCCTATGTTTAGAGGCTCTcattgacccaaacaggacaaGTCACCATTTGGCGATGTGCTTGGAGTCACAGACTGCAACTGGTAAAAACATGTGGTCTTGATGACATAACGTCTAGATAAGCTCTGTATTTCCACTTTCTTCAACCCTTATTTTGCCTTAGCCTTTCTGCTTTATGCAGGCTGCTCTTCTATCAGTCCTATTTCTTATCCACCTTTTTACTGTGTTTTCTGTGCCTGcaatgttagaagaagaagaagaagaagaagagttggtttttatatgccgactttctctaccacttaagggagactcaaaccggcttcagtcaccttcccttcccctcccaacaacagacaacctgtgaggtaggtgaacttgcccaaggtcacccagctggcttcatgtgtaggagtggggaaacaaatccagttcaccagattaacctctgccactcatgtggaggagtggggaatcaaacccagttctccagctcagactccaccgctccaaatcaccgctcttaaccactacaccactctggctcccaaaGAGCAAGACAAGAGATAAAAAGCTTGCAGAGTATATATTATATCCCTTCATTATCCTCTTAACAACCGTATGAGATAGTTCAGGTAGAGAGGTAGTTGCTGACCCAGTGTCACCCAATAAACTTTGTGGCTGAGCATTTATTTGTATAGAAGACATCCACCCTTATAGAAGACATCCACCCTTCTTCATACCTAGTTCTTCAGCAAAACCTGTTAGCCTCACCTTGACTATATTTATCTCTTTCGACACCCAGCTTCCCTGACCTATCCTtgttggctgttaccacactagatattcccagcgatgtatcaagagtttgaaaatgttgtaaaaaatactgttcgcacttactttggcccctttagctgtgaagacatcttccaaccattttttagccgtggtatccaaaaacccttttaaagcgatgttttttataacatttccaaactcttgatacattgctgggaatacctagtgcggtaacagccaattgTCTTGTCTATTACTCCTAAATGCATTGTAAGCTATTGTAAGAATGCTTCAGGGTTCTGTATAGTGGGACTAGATATTAAAAAGTAGCTTCTT includes:
- the F2RL1 gene encoding proteinase-activated receptor 2, which gives rise to MYRHHFPDPYHHHPGAGLAAKVRSPQGWPGRIHPLLPRHRCRHAGVHWHGAGEEELGALNPSSPPLASSRQPCEVGTIEREKRPDWPKGSSMQGGHWKPGSPRRDPEGWQLAAPPGSRPRRAVSGHASPGGQARVRPRPAAFRGAEVSAEPRRGASRRCAQAPPLARPLAEVSQKVPQARAAEEEAQRRRVASWARGAAMGRPGPPCLWTLVVSVALVVASDPVKNQAARSKGRTFIRQRINASNSSEDAYGVDEFAAQILTGKLTTVFLPLIYIVVFVVGLPSNAMALWVFLARTKKKHPAVIYMANLALADLLFVVWFPLKIAYHVNGNNWIFGEGLCKVLVGFFYGNMYCSILFMTCLSVQRYWVIVNPILHSRKKADIAVGISVAIWILIFLGTIPLYLVDQTVYLSDLGITTCHDVLPDTVLAGDMYNYFLSLAIGVFLFPAVLTSAAYILMIKTLNASITDVNIGKKRKRAIKLIITVLCMYLICFLPSNILLVVHYSQIKNHHVGDVYASYITALCLATLNSCIDPFVYYFVSKDFRDNLKNALLCRSVRATKRMQVSLSSNRYPRKFPSYSSSSNTTRSTY